The following are encoded together in the Lactuca sativa cultivar Salinas chromosome 1, Lsat_Salinas_v11, whole genome shotgun sequence genome:
- the LOC111911591 gene encoding uncharacterized protein LOC111911591 — MVELNAIIRQNPAPPTPPPPPPPSPLQQNLPCQDFLADDRRGEFNDICVRLCKASIKGDWKTAKAILQKNKELIRCSITEKHETALHVAALAESTSFVNNLVEIMEPKDLLLQTKTGDTALCLAAAAGNVRMAKIMVAKNDSLLNIRGSEGLEPLCVAAFYGNRDMVDYLYEKSNKMTGLDWKASTKQWLLLKCIEFDLFDAALNILEDHPDLAQSGTILGVLAQKPYAFKEPQPHIIWRIIKSTICLKVGPDARESQAMQVLRKVWTRIVQRPKAEVDNILRGPGTVINGRVIYSSHILFVAAEMGNTEFVLELISKYPDLIWKNNENKQSIFHIAVSHRNEGIYKLLYEIGSMKDMITRLTDTDRNNMLHLVGKNAVKNRLEDVSGVAFQMQRELIWFKEVESMIPPFYRKEKNNDGLTPLELFTESHKDLVSKGEEWMKGTASQCMVVAALIATIVFAVAFTIPGGYNQNGFPVFLPKGLFIAFVIVDAISLVLSSTSILVFLSILTSRYAQQDFLKALPKKLLIGLGTLFLSIMTMMVAFSISFFLLYEEKLITVAIPISIFAVIPIISYAKLHYPLLMDSFHSTRSSRYLFKPRRRLFFYENPKL, encoded by the exons ATGGTTGAGCTCAATGCAATAATCCGGCAGAATCCTGCACCACCaacgccgccaccaccaccacctccatcaccGTTGCAACAAAATCTTCCTTGTCAAGATTTTCTTGCTG ATGACAGAAGAGGAGAATTCAATGACATTTGTGTTCGTCTATGCAAAGCATCAATCAAAGGAGATTGGAAAACTGCAAAAGCCATTCTTCAAAAGAACAAAGAACTCATCCGTTGTAGCATCactgaaaaacatgaaacagCACTTCATGTTGCAGCATTAGCCGAAAGCACCAGTTTCGTGAATAATCTTGTGGAAATCATGGAACCCAAGGACTTGCTACTTCAAACTAAAACCGGCGACACTGCTCTCTGCTTAGCAGCTGCAGCTGGAAATGTCAGGATGGCAAAGATCATGGTGGCTAAGAACGACAGCCTGCTGAACATCCGTGGTAGTGAAGGATTAGAACCACTCTGTGTTGCTGCATTTTATGGAAACCGTGATATGGTGGATTATCTTTATGAAAAGTCTAACAAAATGACAGGGCTTGATTGGAAAGCTTCAACTAAGCAATGGCTTTTGTTAAAATGCATTGAGTTTGACCTCTTCG ATGCTGCACTAAATATACTCGAAGACCACCCAGACCTCGCTCAAAGTGGGACTATACTTGGAGTTTTAGCTCAAAAGCCTTATGCATTTAAGGAACCACAACCACATATCATTTGGAGAATCATCAAGTCAA CCATTTGTTTGAAGGTAGGACCTGATGCAAGGGAAAGCCAGGCCATGCAAGTTCTAAGAAAAGTTTGGACAAGAATTGTTCAAAGGCCAAAGGCTGAAGTAGATAATATACTCAGAGGTCCCGGGACTGTGATTAATGGAAGGGTAATATACTCCTCTCATATACTGTTTGTTGCAGCCGAAATGGGGAACACAGAGTTTGTACTTGAGCTTATTAGTAAATATCCTGATCTTATATGGAAGAACAATGAAAATAAACAAAGTATATTTCACATTGCTGTGTCTCATCGTAATGAGGGTATCTATAAACTATTATATGAGATAGGATCAATGAAGGATATGATAACTCGTCTCACAGACACAGATCGCAATAATATGCTTCATTTAGTTGGTAAGAATGCAGTGAAAAACCGACTTGAGGATGTCTCAGGAGTAGCTTTTCAAATGCAACGTGAATTAATATGGTTCAAG GAGGTAGAGTCTATGATTCCTCCTTTTTATAGAAAAGAAAAGAATAATGATGGCTTAACACCACTTGAATTATTCACCGAAAGCCATAAAGATCTAGTGTCAAAAGGTGAGGAATGGATGAAAGGAACAGCTAGTCAATGCATGGTGGTTGCTGCACTTATAGCTACCATTGTGTTTGCTGTGGCTTTTACAATTCCAGGTGGTTACAACCAAAATGGGTTTCCCGTGTTCCTCCCAAAAGGACTCTTCATAGCTTTTGTCATAGTGGATGCAATTTCTTTAGTTTTATCTTCGACTTCAATCCTTGTGTTCTTATCCATCCTTACATCTCGTTATGCTCAACAAGATTTCTTAAAAGCATTACCCAAAAAGCTATTGATAGGTCTAGGAACACTTTTCCTCTCAATAATGACTATGATGGTTGCTTTTAGCATTAGCTTCTTCTTGCTATATGAAGAAAAGTTAATCACGGTAGCAATTCCAATTAGCATATTTGCTGTTATACCTATCATTTCATATGCTAAACTTCATTATCCTCTTCTGATGGATTCATTTCACTCGACACGTAGTTCAAGATATCTCTTTAAACCGCGGAGACGACTGTTTTTCTATGAAAATCCCAAATTGTAA